In Limosilactobacillus sp. WILCCON 0051, a single window of DNA contains:
- a CDS encoding PadR family transcriptional regulator, which translates to MPQKRILPYVIMGILLNKDCTGKQIMDEFRFDIGEFWQSSHSQVYPELKRMEQDRWIESYSKEDNDKEIHYHLTAYGHEIINDWLMEPVDKLPVSKDLFSLKTFFINDRNDPRLERLFKHQIQLVSHSLNHLRKRQQALFSSQEQIDQQYGHYLILARAISRQENQLAWLEDKLNNR; encoded by the coding sequence ATGCCGCAAAAAAGGATACTGCCCTACGTTATTATGGGGATCCTGCTCAATAAAGACTGTACTGGAAAGCAGATTATGGATGAGTTTCGCTTTGATATTGGGGAATTCTGGCAATCATCACATAGTCAGGTTTATCCGGAGTTAAAGCGTATGGAACAAGATCGTTGGATTGAAAGCTACTCAAAAGAAGATAATGATAAAGAGATACACTACCATTTAACGGCTTATGGTCATGAAATCATTAATGACTGGTTGATGGAACCCGTTGATAAGCTGCCAGTATCCAAAGACCTATTTTCTTTAAAGACTTTTTTCATCAATGATCGTAATGATCCAAGACTGGAAAGATTGTTTAAGCACCAGATCCAACTGGTTAGCCACAGTCTTAACCATCTGCGCAAGCGTCAGCAAGCATTATTCAGCAGCCAAGAACAGATTGATCAACAATATGGACATTATTTGATTTTAGCTCGTGCAATCAGTCGCCAAGAAAATCAATTGGCCTGGTTGGAAGATAAATTAAATAATCGGTAA
- a CDS encoding phenolic acid decarboxylase: protein MNKHFKTLDDFLGTHFIYTYDNGWEYEWYAKNDHTVDYRIHGGMVAGRWVKDQPAHIHQLTEGIYKIAWTEPTGTDVALDFVPNEHKLNGTIFFPKWVQEHPEITVCFQNEHIDLMHESREKYETYPKLVVPEFATITYMGDAGQDNEEVINEAPYVGMTDDIRNGRFFDENYHRLAK from the coding sequence ATGAACAAACATTTTAAAACGCTGGATGATTTCTTGGGAACGCATTTTATCTATACGTACGACAATGGCTGGGAATACGAATGGTACGCCAAAAATGATCATACGGTTGACTATCGGATTCATGGCGGAATGGTTGCCGGACGTTGGGTTAAGGATCAGCCAGCGCATATTCATCAATTAACTGAAGGAATTTACAAGATTGCGTGGACCGAGCCAACGGGAACCGATGTCGCATTGGATTTCGTTCCTAATGAACATAAGCTTAACGGTACGATTTTCTTTCCAAAATGGGTACAGGAACATCCAGAAATTACGGTTTGCTTCCAAAATGAACACATTGATTTAATGCATGAATCGCGTGAAAAGTATGAGACTTATCCAAAATTGGTGGTTCCTGAATTTGCAACGATTACCTATATGGGTGATGCTGGTCAAGATAATGAAGAAGTCATCAATGAAGCCCCTTATGTTGGCATGACTGATGATATTCGCAATGGCCGCTTCTTTGACGAAAATTACCATCGTCTGGCTAAGTAG
- a CDS encoding DHA2 family efflux MFS transporter permease subunit, whose translation MQNFSEPAFRVKHPGLTMASLLLGAFVGMFSETSLNIALPKLMIVFHTSTAVLQWLVTGYMLVIGIVLPLSSLIAKWFTTRKIVIFALLDFIIGAAISALAPNFTVLLAGRMIQGIGTGLILPLMFTIVMQIFPPQKIGSIMGICALVIMFAPAIGPTLTGLILAKLSWRWIFWSFEIFLVIALGLAVSALANIGRPTRPHIDLLSIVESVLGFSGLVIGASLSSLDGWGSWQVLGSLAVGIVVLIAYVIRQLKLETPILNLRVFKVKSFTIGAVLVMLDFGIILSAMYLMPMYLQNGLQLAVALTGIVMLPGGLVNALVSAFAGRMYDSIGAKRPVMIGLVIAIAGIVMLLLTTAHSAVAYVIAAHVILMIGCPLAMSPAQTSALNALRGPASSDGSTILNTMQQIMGALATALATSFLEFGRHAAAGSPAMRFTSGVHTGLCFTLTLAIIALIVSFALPK comes from the coding sequence ATGCAAAACTTTTCTGAACCTGCTTTTCGCGTCAAACATCCGGGGCTGACGATGGCCAGTCTGCTTTTAGGCGCTTTTGTCGGCATGTTTAGCGAAACATCACTGAATATCGCGCTGCCTAAGCTAATGATCGTCTTTCACACCAGCACGGCCGTCTTACAATGGCTGGTGACTGGCTACATGCTGGTCATAGGGATCGTCTTGCCGCTGTCCAGTTTGATCGCCAAGTGGTTTACGACTCGCAAGATCGTGATTTTTGCCTTGCTGGATTTTATCATTGGCGCGGCAATCTCAGCGTTGGCGCCTAACTTTACGGTTCTTTTGGCTGGTCGAATGATTCAAGGGATTGGCACTGGTCTGATTCTGCCACTGATGTTTACGATTGTGATGCAGATTTTTCCACCGCAAAAAATTGGCAGCATTATGGGGATCTGTGCTTTGGTAATCATGTTTGCCCCAGCGATTGGTCCGACTTTGACTGGTTTGATCCTGGCCAAGCTTTCCTGGCGCTGGATCTTTTGGTCATTTGAGATTTTCTTGGTGATTGCGTTAGGCTTGGCAGTAAGTGCTTTGGCAAACATTGGTCGGCCAACGCGTCCTCACATTGATCTGCTTTCAATCGTTGAATCCGTGCTTGGCTTTTCCGGTCTGGTAATCGGCGCGAGTCTGTCCAGTCTGGATGGCTGGGGTTCTTGGCAGGTTCTGGGTTCGTTGGCAGTTGGCATTGTGGTTTTGATTGCCTATGTGATTCGTCAGTTGAAACTGGAAACGCCTATCTTGAATCTGCGCGTTTTCAAGGTTAAGTCATTTACGATTGGTGCCGTCTTGGTCATGCTTGATTTTGGGATTATTCTTTCGGCCATGTATCTGATGCCAATGTATCTGCAAAATGGTCTTCAGTTAGCCGTTGCCTTAACGGGGATCGTCATGCTGCCAGGTGGTCTGGTAAATGCTTTGGTTTCTGCGTTTGCTGGACGGATGTACGATTCAATCGGGGCCAAGCGTCCAGTCATGATTGGCTTGGTGATTGCCATTGCAGGGATCGTCATGCTGCTTTTGACGACGGCTCATTCCGCAGTTGCCTACGTGATTGCGGCTCACGTGATCTTGATGATTGGCTGTCCATTGGCGATGTCACCGGCGCAGACCAGTGCTCTAAATGCGCTGCGGGGACCGGCTTCCAGTGATGGCAGCACGATTCTGAATACGATGCAGCAGATCATGGGGGCATTGGCAACTGCTCTGGCTACCAGTTTTTTGGAATTCGGTCGGCACGCGGCAGCTGGCAGTCCAGCGATGCGTTTTACGTCTGGGGTACACACGGGACTTTGCTTTACGCTGACTTTAGCGATTATCGCGCTGATCGTATCGTTTGCCTTACCCAAGTAG
- a CDS encoding pyridoxamine 5'-phosphate oxidase family protein yields MRKPVPMLDSHLSGDEFLKLIVDSFQSVVFGTVDQNGDPHTNVADIEVLDGNRLIFATTYQKPFYQRLKAHPRISITALQGNETLDSVGFTLTGTAAEVDQQYLEQIFAARPEMQQISANHSERRSILRPFAITPIAGSIYDLRQQPIFQKRIEF; encoded by the coding sequence ATGCGCAAACCAGTTCCCATGTTAGACAGTCATCTGTCAGGCGATGAATTTCTCAAGCTGATTGTCGATAGTTTTCAGTCCGTTGTGTTTGGCACGGTTGACCAAAATGGCGATCCCCACACCAATGTCGCTGATATCGAGGTTTTAGACGGCAACCGGCTGATTTTTGCAACGACCTATCAAAAACCATTTTATCAACGTTTAAAGGCTCATCCCCGCATCTCGATTACGGCTTTACAAGGCAACGAAACCCTGGACAGTGTTGGCTTTACCTTAACCGGCACGGCAGCTGAAGTCGATCAGCAGTATCTGGAGCAGATTTTTGCCGCTCGACCGGAAATGCAGCAGATTTCGGCAAACCATTCTGAACGGCGCAGCATTTTAAGACCATTTGCTATTACGCCAATTGCCGGTTCGATTTATGACCTGCGTCAACAGCCGATTTTCCAGAAGCGAATTGAATTTTAA
- a CDS encoding dynamin family protein: protein MPNIDEQIKEIQTNIDENLRLLREIRRSQISNLPLKKLDKLIKTFTSLKQPEILIAAPMSAGKSTLINSLLASRVVPASQEACTSAIMRLFNSQDKKDVEAFDEDNNCIASGSVSIDELTTMNELSEAVRVDASLPIPFAGDAPVTVIDTPGPNNALNKAHQNVLFEFLDHHQAELTLFIMNGTQLGTDSEKQLLDRIIETQPNVVFVINKMDEFKTNEDITNVLENVREYLENQFSIQNPRIFPVSAQFALDLQLYIKNREIVMDEWGELTFSDHSKQELMSSYSRNELTKIQNTLTIANNFMLNEDLHLNQYAPVAVNNSFNECYERLMAYSGVTGLADFLNEFIKNNYLNELRQQDKDLFDLIRFVLEEIFKILDNSLDNFSEEKLKKHIRNDFKVIDQGQSEWRKPRVENLYQYFKTHYPKNESSYHYLKVIYLYLDSDNEFSEKDIRNFAEIEAGLNVSEEVDTKIREYRFSNKKDDIIDEFIELKNLIPEDNRDKILQLLISNILSTFDEEKINSWKDDEILLKLAEKANISKDKVSLIVISQKTNHDVIDDKLTGDEYKERMKKIKEISSSLGVSSVTSVSTLALTGAVVSITEFGFIDVGWGLAILGTSGLGLAVLGASAAGLAAYKGMERRSKPNNPQESMKIEILQNKIKKLVGSQSLIIKDINYLSDAMIQATYRKKELSKRLTDSEQQLSGMEEQIDQLLQTIKKFSSAGTKICNEHRERERQLINDKN from the coding sequence TTGCCTAACATTGATGAACAGATTAAAGAAATACAAACAAATATTGATGAAAATCTAAGACTGCTGAGAGAAATCAGGAGAAGTCAAATCAGCAATCTGCCCTTAAAAAAGTTGGATAAGCTGATTAAAACTTTCACTAGCTTAAAACAGCCGGAAATATTAATTGCTGCCCCAATGAGTGCTGGAAAGTCAACACTGATCAACTCGCTGTTAGCTAGCAGGGTTGTTCCGGCCAGTCAGGAAGCATGTACTTCAGCCATCATGAGACTCTTCAATTCACAAGATAAGAAGGATGTTGAGGCTTTTGATGAAGATAACAATTGTATTGCCAGTGGGTCAGTCTCAATCGATGAACTAACAACCATGAATGAATTGTCTGAGGCGGTTAGGGTTGACGCATCCTTGCCAATACCGTTTGCTGGGGATGCTCCAGTAACTGTTATTGACACTCCGGGGCCGAATAATGCCTTGAATAAAGCTCATCAAAACGTATTGTTTGAATTTTTGGATCATCATCAAGCAGAACTCACTCTGTTTATCATGAATGGAACTCAGTTGGGGACGGACAGCGAAAAGCAGCTGTTGGATAGAATAATTGAGACGCAGCCTAATGTTGTCTTTGTGATCAATAAAATGGATGAGTTCAAGACGAATGAAGATATTACCAATGTATTGGAGAATGTCCGTGAATATTTAGAAAATCAGTTTTCTATTCAAAATCCCAGAATTTTTCCGGTCAGTGCCCAATTTGCATTGGATTTGCAGCTATACATAAAGAATCGAGAAATCGTTATGGATGAATGGGGAGAACTGACATTCAGTGATCATTCCAAGCAAGAATTGATGTCAAGCTACTCTAGAAATGAATTGACTAAAATTCAAAATACATTGACGATTGCAAACAATTTTATGCTTAATGAGGATCTTCATTTAAATCAATATGCACCAGTTGCAGTAAATAATTCGTTCAATGAATGCTATGAACGCTTGATGGCTTATTCCGGAGTAACTGGTTTAGCAGACTTTTTAAACGAGTTTATCAAAAATAATTATTTAAATGAGCTAAGACAACAGGATAAGGACCTTTTTGATCTAATCAGATTTGTTTTAGAAGAAATATTTAAAATCTTGGATAACTCTTTGGATAACTTTAGTGAAGAAAAACTTAAAAAACATATTCGAAATGATTTTAAAGTGATTGATCAAGGACAATCAGAATGGCGAAAGCCCAGGGTTGAGAATCTTTATCAGTACTTTAAGACCCACTATCCAAAAAATGAAAGCTCTTATCATTATTTAAAAGTTATTTATCTTTATTTAGATTCTGATAATGAATTTTCAGAAAAAGATATCCGAAACTTTGCAGAAATAGAAGCTGGATTAAATGTTTCCGAAGAAGTTGATACCAAGATAAGAGAATATCGATTTAGTAATAAAAAAGATGATATCATTGATGAATTTATAGAATTAAAAAATTTAATTCCAGAGGATAATAGGGATAAGATTCTACAATTATTAATAAGCAATATTTTATCGACATTTGATGAAGAAAAAATAAATTCATGGAAAGATGATGAAATACTATTAAAGCTTGCAGAGAAAGCTAATATTTCAAAAGACAAAGTTTCTCTGATCGTCATTAGTCAAAAAACCAATCACGATGTAATAGACGATAAGCTAACTGGGGATGAATATAAGGAAAGAATGAAAAAAATTAAAGAAATTAGTTCATCATTAGGAGTATCTAGTGTTACGTCAGTTTCCACACTAGCATTAACTGGTGCCGTTGTAAGCATAACTGAGTTTGGTTTCATTGATGTAGGCTGGGGTTTAGCAATTTTAGGCACGAGCGGATTAGGACTTGCGGTATTAGGAGCAAGTGCGGCTGGTTTAGCGGCTTATAAAGGCATGGAACGACGGAGTAAGCCAAATAATCCCCAAGAATCTATGAAAATTGAGATACTTCAAAATAAAATTAAGAAGTTAGTAGGGTCACAATCTTTAATTATAAAAGATATTAATTATTTATCAGATGCAATGATTCAAGCAACATATCGTAAGAAAGAACTTTCAAAACGGTTAACAGATAGTGAACAACAACTTAGTGGCATGGAAGAACAAATTGATCAATTGCTTCAAACTATTAAGAAGTTTTCATCAGCCGGCACAAAGATTTGTAACGAACATCGAGAAAGAGAACGCCAATTGATTAATGATAAGAATTGA
- a CDS encoding WYL domain-containing protein, producing MKTYKSTTSERQLFIYQQLTAGRHIQKSQLAKQFAVDARTIQRDFASLRAFMDEYLPEYTLNYDRQNNSYWLSANGIGLNKAQCLCLIKILTASRALPKDQLIELSNRLLKILDAKDAQKVKQLISSEQSTYQPLRNLQNKDLMNLIWNFSEYTLLHRTIRIDYRNQGGHIKAHTIIPLALTFSDNYFYLIGYTNTYQKNIIYRLDRIIDYHISQKSIPQSEWQAHQWNEGLTKKKLQLMYPGKNVKILFEYRGVVEAALDKFPLSKIVQPKTDQQPVIIEVETYDIGAMMWLLSQKDMVTVLEPEWFREQMITTLQKMLNNYQ from the coding sequence ATGAAAACATACAAATCAACTACCAGTGAACGGCAGCTTTTCATCTATCAGCAATTGACTGCCGGTCGCCATATTCAAAAATCACAGCTAGCCAAACAGTTTGCCGTTGACGCGCGGACCATTCAGCGCGATTTTGCCAGTCTGCGAGCGTTTATGGACGAATATCTGCCCGAATACACGCTGAATTATGACCGTCAAAACAATTCCTACTGGCTGTCTGCCAACGGAATCGGCTTAAACAAGGCGCAGTGTCTTTGTCTCATCAAGATTCTAACTGCCAGTCGTGCCCTCCCCAAAGATCAGCTGATCGAGCTTTCCAATCGCCTTTTAAAAATTCTCGACGCAAAAGATGCTCAAAAAGTCAAACAATTGATTAGCAGCGAGCAAAGCACGTATCAGCCGCTGCGCAATCTTCAAAATAAAGACTTGATGAATCTGATCTGGAACTTTTCGGAATATACTCTCCTGCATCGAACCATTCGCATCGACTATCGCAATCAGGGTGGCCATATCAAAGCACACACTATTATTCCGTTGGCGCTGACGTTTTCTGACAACTATTTCTACCTCATCGGCTACACTAATACATATCAAAAAAACATCATCTACCGTTTGGATCGCATCATTGATTATCACATTTCGCAAAAAAGCATCCCGCAGTCCGAATGGCAGGCTCATCAATGGAATGAGGGACTGACCAAGAAAAAGCTGCAGCTGATGTATCCCGGCAAAAACGTTAAGATTCTTTTTGAATATCGCGGTGTCGTTGAAGCGGCTCTGGACAAATTCCCGCTTTCCAAAATAGTTCAACCAAAAACCGATCAGCAGCCAGTAATCATTGAAGTCGAAACTTATGATATCGGCGCGATGATGTGGCTGCTTAGTCAAAAAGACATGGTTACGGTACTTGAGCCAGAATGGTTTAGGGAACAGATGATCACGACTCTGCAAAAAATGCTCAATAATTATCAATAA
- a CDS encoding DUF2325 domain-containing protein gives MYNYKHDLITIINATTLDKQGIDAVQAAVNLLKHQAGYEKHFQEGPVAKANDKNEVMPANRQIANSAGQPVSQARVEDGQMINPQTGIAVDAGATNEQSISRPTVATTAFKAGDGQPSNPQTAATAGLKWSADSQKPTDEDKGAASDQLNCEKDLVNNQTATQPALSANNEKDSQALSANLIEQTDQALNLSQYNAIQKFKSVNETIGNELKMLLKNADYEAKLTDLKQNLEAYHHDLKQSDGARVDIFYSLVMQRLKCAQQLADLFQDYQTKMTQLVEQLMINNLEKLNDASDTDQLTELSTLIENAKQNSWLKTAKITEFEHRLTEQAAKLNSQNSQSQSTNDQPQTAADEDFQKLLDETMPQLDSPLYDLRKGEYIVKRRLNGAKLLDRNGQQAFFIGEKLLKKRCLQPGDVVKVSGKPYLTDEKFYLGKVVDHQEMPDDNPIEVFSQAVIEKHADQLVVARDIYGNELKPKEQPVVYKISSLDQEKLKLNVGDIVDLAWYANNDALADDPQSCIAIRWLYPIDGVKKASQTSAKKHSGKAKQAAKKKPAKTKKHHAFDNLIQQKLKLDLHGQKVGVAIGNGQNGEMLKEVVKSYHGNPKLIDAFSGKRKTLRKQTKNLDMLILVTAYASHPSSWVLNEACKDYGIKFAVSPKLAVQSFSKALYRAENHLTAFEQGNQEVAYPVA, from the coding sequence ATGTATAACTATAAACATGACTTAATTACAATTATCAATGCAACGACGCTTGACAAACAAGGGATTGATGCGGTGCAGGCGGCGGTCAATCTGCTAAAACATCAAGCCGGTTATGAAAAACACTTTCAAGAAGGACCAGTCGCTAAGGCTAATGATAAAAATGAGGTTATGCCAGCCAATCGGCAAATTGCTAACAGTGCCGGACAACCAGTAAGCCAAGCGCGGGTAGAGGATGGCCAGATGATCAATCCGCAAACGGGTATTGCGGTAGATGCCGGAGCAACGAATGAACAGTCAATCAGTCGGCCAACCGTAGCTACAACAGCTTTCAAAGCAGGAGATGGCCAGCCGAGCAATCCGCAGACTGCCGCCACTGCTGGTTTGAAATGGTCGGCGGATTCTCAAAAACCTACTGATGAAGATAAAGGCGCGGCATCTGATCAGCTCAACTGCGAAAAAGATCTTGTCAACAATCAGACGGCTACGCAACCAGCGCTGTCTGCCAATAATGAAAAAGATAGCCAGGCATTGTCCGCAAATTTGATTGAACAGACTGATCAGGCATTGAATCTGTCACAGTACAATGCCATTCAGAAATTTAAATCAGTTAATGAAACTATTGGCAATGAACTGAAGATGCTGCTCAAGAATGCCGATTATGAAGCCAAACTGACGGATTTAAAACAAAATCTGGAAGCCTATCATCATGACTTGAAGCAAAGTGATGGGGCACGCGTTGATATTTTCTACTCGTTGGTAATGCAGCGGCTGAAATGCGCGCAGCAGCTGGCAGACTTATTCCAAGACTATCAAACAAAAATGACGCAATTGGTTGAGCAGCTGATGATCAATAATCTGGAAAAACTTAACGATGCATCTGATACTGACCAACTGACTGAACTTAGCACGCTGATTGAAAACGCCAAGCAGAACAGTTGGCTCAAAACCGCTAAGATTACAGAATTTGAACACCGACTGACTGAGCAAGCAGCTAAGCTAAATTCTCAAAACAGCCAATCGCAGTCGACAAATGACCAACCTCAAACGGCAGCGGATGAGGATTTTCAAAAGCTGCTTGATGAAACGATGCCGCAACTCGATTCGCCGCTTTATGATCTGCGTAAAGGCGAGTACATTGTAAAACGGCGCTTAAATGGGGCCAAGCTCTTGGATCGTAATGGACAGCAGGCCTTTTTCATTGGCGAGAAGCTGCTCAAAAAGCGGTGCCTGCAGCCTGGCGACGTGGTCAAGGTTAGCGGCAAGCCATACCTTACCGATGAAAAATTCTATCTGGGCAAAGTTGTTGATCATCAAGAAATGCCTGATGACAATCCAATCGAGGTATTCAGCCAGGCCGTAATTGAAAAGCATGCGGATCAGCTGGTCGTTGCTCGTGATATCTACGGTAACGAACTAAAGCCTAAGGAACAGCCGGTAGTTTACAAAATCAGTTCACTTGATCAAGAAAAACTGAAGCTCAATGTTGGCGATATTGTCGATCTGGCCTGGTATGCCAATAACGATGCCTTGGCGGACGATCCCCAAAGCTGCATTGCGATTCGGTGGCTCTACCCAATTGACGGGGTAAAAAAGGCTAGTCAAACGAGCGCGAAAAAACACAGTGGCAAGGCCAAGCAAGCAGCAAAGAAGAAGCCTGCTAAAACTAAGAAGCATCATGCCTTTGACAATCTGATTCAGCAAAAGCTCAAACTGGATCTGCATGGTCAAAAAGTCGGCGTCGCGATTGGCAATGGTCAAAACGGGGAGATGCTCAAAGAAGTCGTGAAAAGCTACCATGGGAATCCCAAGCTGATCGATGCCTTCTCTGGCAAACGCAAGACGCTGCGCAAACAGACCAAGAATCTGGACATGCTGATCCTGGTAACGGCCTATGCCTCGCATCCATCTTCATGGGTTTTGAATGAAGCCTGCAAAGACTATGGCATTAAGTTTGCCGTCAGTCCCAAGCTGGCCGTTCAATCATTCAGCAAGGCGCTTTACCGGGCTGAGAATCATCTGACGGCCTTTGAGCAGGGAAATCAGGAAGTTGCATATCCAGTTGCTTAA